From a region of the Hymenobacter jejuensis genome:
- a CDS encoding protease inhibitor I42 family protein, with the protein MPRLLPVAFRESVAALYVLLVLGSARPQSLWAQNQNQQHTSIVTLTAESSGKPLQLSLGDVLIIRLPAAGGPGPAWRVMDLVPGMLALTSNTKLPGILSGVPGAPFTQELRFQTIGPGGQMLTLVSVAPGRSYSPIGDLFQTYVTVDQPGVAKNVSFSERGNRSQVTVNKGDQLTVQLETTVGSTFQWEAVPVSNGIVKLVKQQVGPDKPRKKVKVGAPEDVVFQYQALNSGQTTVKFLYRDTADNEAPPKRTFELAVTVP; encoded by the coding sequence ATGCCCCGGCTGCTTCCTGTAGCATTTCGTGAAAGTGTTGCCGCGCTGTATGTTCTGCTCGTTTTGGGAAGTGCCCGGCCCCAGTCGTTATGGGCGCAAAACCAGAATCAGCAGCACACGAGCATTGTCACGCTGACGGCTGAAAGCTCGGGTAAGCCGCTACAGCTATCGCTAGGCGATGTGCTTATTATCCGACTCCCGGCGGCTGGCGGTCCCGGTCCCGCGTGGCGGGTAATGGACCTCGTACCCGGTATGCTCGCCCTGACTAGTAACACCAAACTACCGGGCATCCTGAGCGGCGTACCCGGCGCACCCTTCACCCAAGAGCTTCGCTTTCAAACGATTGGCCCAGGTGGCCAGATGCTAACATTGGTTTCCGTCGCGCCAGGCAGGAGCTATTCGCCCATTGGCGACTTATTCCAGACGTATGTAACTGTTGATCAGCCGGGAGTAGCCAAAAACGTCAGTTTCAGCGAGCGCGGCAACCGAAGCCAAGTCACCGTCAACAAAGGCGACCAACTGACCGTGCAACTCGAAACGACAGTTGGGTCTACGTTTCAGTGGGAAGCTGTTCCGGTGTCCAATGGCATTGTGAAGCTGGTAAAGCAGCAAGTGGGGCCCGACAAGCCTCGAAAGAAAGTCAAAGTAGGCGCGCCCGAGGACGTGGTTTTTCAATACCAAGCGTTAAATTCCGGACAAACTACCGTCAAGTTTCTTTACCGCGATACTGCCGACAACGAGGCCCCGCCGAAGCGCACATTTGAGCTGGCCGTGACGGTGCCCTAA